In Silene latifolia isolate original U9 population chromosome 3, ASM4854445v1, whole genome shotgun sequence, a single window of DNA contains:
- the LOC141648000 gene encoding ruBisCO large subunit-binding protein subunit beta, chloroplastic-like — protein sequence MASSYVAMSAIGSLISGSHSIDKKLLGPSHKLSSLGCISTSSLRTSTGNVVLGRRCSFQVKAATKRLHFNKNGAAIRKLQAGVNKLADLVGVTLGPKGRNVVLESKYGSPKIVNDGVTVAKEVELEDPVENIGARLVRQAASKTNDLAGDGTTTSVVLAQGLIAEGVKIVLAGANPIQVAKGIENTVKCLVSELKLMSKEVEDKELADVAAVSAGNNYAIGNMIADAMGKVGRKGVVTLEEGTGATDSLYVVEGMQFDRGYISPYFVTDSEKMIAEYENCKLLLVDQKIKNARDLVNVLEDAIKSNHAILIIAEDIEQEPLATLVVNKLRGSLKIAAMKQPGFGDRKHQYIDDIAVLTGGTVIRDEVGLSLDKVGSEVLGHASKIVLAKETATIVGDGSTQEAVLKRIAQIKKQLEDADTDYEKNKLNERIAKLTSGVAVIQVGARTETELKERKLRVEDALNATKAAVEEGIVVGGGCTLLRLSSKVDAIKETLENEEQKLGADIVKRALTYPLDLIAKNAGVNGAVVTEKVLSNDNPSFGYNAATGKYEDLMAAGIIDPTKVVRCCLENSASVAKTFLTSDAVVTEIPEPEPMPAANPMDNSGY from the exons ATGGCATCAAGTTATGTCGCCATGTCTGCAATTGGATCTTTGATTTCGGGAAGCCACTCGATTGATAAGAAACTTCTAGGCCCGTCACACAAATTGTCTTCGTTGGGCTGCATATCTACTAGTTCTCTTAGAACTAGTACAGGTAATGTTGTCCTTGGGAGAAGGTGTTCCTTCCAAGTTAAGGCTGCCACAAAGCGATTGCATTTCAACAAGAACGGTGCTGCTATTAGAAAACTACAG GCAGGCGTGAATAAGCTTGCGGATTTGGTGGGTGTTACACTTGGCCCTAAAGGAAGAAATGTGGTTTTAGAGAGCAAGTATGGTTCTCCCAAAATTGTTAATGATGGTGTGACTGTGGCTAAGGAG GTTGAACTGGAAGATCCTGTTGAAAACATTGGAGCTAGGCTTGTCAGGCAAGCTGCTTCCAAAACCAATGATTTAGCAGGAGATGGTACCACTACATCTGTAGTCTTAGCACAAGGATTGATCGCTGAAGGCGTAAAG ATTGTATTAGCTGGTGCAAATCCTATCCAGGTGGCCAAAGGGATAGAAAACACTGTTAAGTGTTTAGTGTCCGAGTTGAAACTGATGTCTAAAGAG GTGGAAGACAAAGAGCTTGCAGATGTAGCTGCTGTTAGTGCAGGAAACAACTATGCGATAGGAAATATGATTGCTGACGCCATGGGCAAAGTGGGACGCAAGGGTGTGGTAACTCTTGAAGAGGGGACAGGTGCTACAGACAGCTTGTATGTTGTAGAAGGCATGCAGTTTGATCGTGGCTACATCTCCCCGTACTTTGTTACCGACAGCGAGAAAATGATTGCTGAATACGAAAACTGTAAG TTGCTTCTGGTTGATCAGAAGATCAAAAATGCAAGGGACCTTGTTAATGTCCTGGAAGATGCAATCAAGAGCAATCATGCAATTTTGATAATAGCAGAAGATATTGAGCAAGAACCTCTCGCTACCCTGGTTGTAAACAAGCTCAGAGGATCACTTAAGATTGCTGCTATGAAACAACCAGGATTTGGAGACCGAAAGCACCAATATATTGATGATATTGCTGTCCTTACTGGAG GGACCGTGATCAGAGATGAGGTCGGTTTGTCGTTGGATAAAGTCGGCTCAGAGGTTTTGGGACATGCATCTAAAATTGTGCTCGCCAAGGAGACAGCTACTATTGTTGGCGATGGCAGCACACAAGAAGCAGTTCTTAAGAGAATTGCCCAAATTAAAAAGCAACTTGAG GATGCTGACACAGATTATGAAAAAAATAAACTAAATGAACGAATTGCAAAATTGACCAGTGGAGTTGCTGTTATCCAG GTCGGAGCACGAACTGAGACCGAGCTAAAAGAGAGGAAGCTGAGAGTGGAAGATGCTCTTAATGCAACCAAG GCAGCAGTAGAAGAAGGTATTGTCGTGGGTGGAGGCTGCACCTTGTTGCGCCTTTCATCTAAAGTGGATGCCATCAAGGAGACTCTTGAAAACGAAGAGCAAAAG CTCGGAGCAGATATTGTGAAAAGAGCGCTTACATATCCGTTGGATCTGATTGCGAAGAATGCAGGAGTTAATGGAGCTGTTGTTACTGAGAAG GTTCTATCtaatgataatccgagttttgggtACAACGCTGCAACTGGAAAATACGAGGATCTCATGGCTGCGGGCATCATTGATCCCACCAAG GTGGTGAGATGTTGCTTGGAGAATTCCGCTTCCGTAGCAAAGACATTCCTTACATCAGACGCAGTGGTGACTGAGATCCCGGAGCCTGAGCCTATGCCTGCTGCAAACCCAATGGACAACTCAG GTTATTGA
- the LOC141648001 gene encoding uncharacterized protein LOC141648001, producing the protein MQELHQITSSSGNSVNITWVNDAYRPLPYLYLTLSCAWLLSSLFWASLTWRNRHFQANNLQWTLASVPLIKTLQLLLSFLFWYSCLYSQICSLWMSFGVYITGVLFQTASFVSFLLIAHGYCIMCENLSIYERRTTAALGCIFYLTLVGYRASVPYFTALLLLNYFISFSVIFNHISQNLLALREQLSVIEDDDVRALHDAVHSKYIMFKKFRIAMQLVALGEVAIYINVNDSPGTYWIRLLIREWAQFCIFLYIGWTFRSQDLAPRFSLMPTEKAPVGCTLAPIYRVELDAESFRELSNQKWQIGVPTPHPLQKSLKNSAVVIVQQPNSFRQTSTRIPQATNFRSSDSSFQGC; encoded by the exons ATGCAAGAACTCCATCAAATTACAAGTAGTAGTGGTAATAGTGTTAATATTACATGGGTTAATGATGCATACCGTCCTTTACCATATTTATACTTGACTTTATCTTGTGCTTGGTTACTTTCTTCTCTTTTTTGGGCTTCTCTTACTTGGCGCAACCGCCATTTTCAG GCAAATAATTTGCAGTGGACACTTGCATCAGTTCCATTAATTAAAACTTTGCAGTTGCTGTTATCATTTCTATTTTG GTATTCCTGTCTTTATTCCCAAATATGCTCTCTATGGATGTCCTTTGGGGTGTACATAACAGGGGTCCTCTTTCAGACAGCTTCTTTCGTATCCTTCCTGCTTATCGCTCATGGTTACTGCATTATGTGTGAGAATCTATCCATCTATGAACGACGCACGACAGCTGCACTTGGGTGTATATTCTACTTGACCCTTGTTGGTTATAGAGCTTCCGTGCCTTATTTCACT GCCTTGCTGCTGCTCAACTACTTTATCTCCTTCTCTGTGATCTTCAATCATATATCACAAAATTTGTTAGCTCTGAGGGAGCAGCTGAGTGTCATAGAAGATGATGATGTTCGAGCACTACATGATGCTGTCCATTCTAAATACATAATGTTCAA AAAATTTCGGATAGCTATGCAGCTAGTGGCTTTAGGAGAAGTAGCG ATATACATCAATGTGAATGATTCTCCGGGAACATACTGGATTAGGTTGCTGATTCGAGAATGGGCGCAATTCTGCATATTCTTATACATAGG ATGGACTTTCCGGTCTCAAGATCTAGCACCACGCTTTTCTCTTATGCCGACTGAGAAGGCTCCAGTAGGATGCACGCTTGCTCCAATCTACAGAGTT GAGTTGGATGCTGAAAGCTTCAGAGAATTGAGCAACCAAAAATGGCAGATTGGAGTG CCAACTCCTCATCCCTTGCAAAAAAGCTTGAAGAATTCAGCTGTAGTGATAGTTCAGCAACCCAACTCTTTCAGGCAAACTTCTACCAGGATTCCACAAGCAACAAATTTCCGTTCATCAGATTCGTCATTTCAGGGCTGCTAA